gactttacaaattgttaaatacgtatttatGTCACTCAATTCCATAAGATGAAGTCACCACTTACTATCAGGTTAGTGGCATGCCATTTCATAGAAATGAACAAAACCGgtatagaattttttaatattttacttttaatacgGACAAAGTgcttcaaaatatatatatccgGTACCACTATTATATAACACTTACTCAGTTCCATATCGATATCACACAATAAGTACTTAGTTTCACATACctaatataaagtaaatatataacatatgtatatatatatatatatatacatatatattgacGTGGCTGGCCacagtaaatttattatactagttttatatattctgGAAGAAAAAGTGGCATCAATTATGcacataattaaaaaggcGCAACAAATCACAAAGCCCAAAGCATTTTAGGAGTAACTAAGAAGGCATTAGATAACTTTTTGTTCGACATTACTTTCCTTAAATTAAATGCTGCATTCaccatttgtaattttattttaaaaaaaattgtcaaataatagtgtaaaaatatcttggcaataaacattttttacgtACTTACTTAATCCGGCACTAAATGTAGTAAAgttaacctaaataaatatacctatgatAGCACTAACTAATTAAATTCTAACGAAAAATGTTTACCTACACAGAATACACAACTACAATTTCTGAACAGggatttaccaaaaaaaacatCATTTCGCAATGTATTGGACTACCTCAACAACAACATTTGAAAGttaattctgtttttttttttttcgcaaaaatattttatttacataactaGTACATCTTATACCTATCGtgcgaatatatttttatgagttacttttttttgagtgtatatgtacctatgtcatTTCATTTGTAAAAACGTGTTAGATTTTAAGTCTTGTTAAATAACGCAAGTCCCATTATTTTTCAGTAGATACTGTTGCGTACCAACCACCTTTAAAGAATTAGGTATGAGGAAGTCAAAcgattatatatgtagaaaCAGGAGTACCTTTTATCTTCTTTCTcacatttatataacaaataaataataattataataaagcataaaataaaaaatattctgtggTTGTTTTATTGTGTAGATAAGGTCCCATAGAATAAGATCTCACCATCCTTTTTTGTGCCcagtaggtaagtaggtacatccCAAAAGTATAAGGCGTTgatataaagtataaaatccACCATCTTCACATCTTTGCCATTATTCCGGCCCAGGGTTGGGTTAGTCAGgtatttacacgaagcgactcccttCTGATCTCCCCAAATTTTGCAGGTGAACCTAAACCTTGTCAGATTATTGTTACACACTTGCGtcaaatgtgcaggttttcccACCGTGAAAGCATCggatagaaattaaattaccttATGTACCGCCAGGCACttagaaaaatacttataagtagGGAGGTACCATCTTTAGTATCGTAAACGTATCACCGGTGGTATACTTTTATCTGTCGACTACCTACCTAGCCATCACggctaagtttttttttgttacctcttcacgcgttatcttaACTTTTCTtcagataattaaaaatctgGAGAAAGACACTTTAAATTCTGGTATCGTATCCCTGTAAACCAACTCTATGATGGGCTGATAAGTCTTTGGCTTGACAAAGAGACATGATTTTGCATATACGTAGTTCCTTGTCTTCTTCTGTTTTGGAGTCGAATCAGAACACAAGgaaacttagaaaaaaaattaagtaataaatactgattgtgatgataaaaaatattattgtacaaactaagaaaataaaataaataggtacgtTAGACAGCTTTAATTAATAGTAGGTACATAGTTACACGAACGATATATCGTATGATGTATGGTGGGTAAAATCCTCTAAGGTCAAATAAGGCTGGCAGTCGACCGTAAACAGTTAAAACTTTTTGAAACATATAAATGCTATCTTAACTTATGTACATGAAACTTAAGCAAACATGTGGTTGAAATAAGATATGTAATTGCAATCGGGAATACGCTATTATGGTAAAAGAACGTTAATAGATAGTTAGATAGATTAAataggtcaaaagtacccgaaaccgccgagcttgcatgaaaagagttatgaatgtggatgaagcgaaggaagtgtgcagagatcgtggcaggtAGAAGGAggtagactctgcctacccctccgggaaagaggcgtgattttatgtatgtatgtatagatagattgATGGTCTTCGATCTTGGCCTATTAGGGCAAGAAAAAACCAAAATGTGACATTTTACGTCAGTGAactgataataatattgacaGATAACATGACAGTTTTTTAATCTATGCAATAGTTTGCAGAAATCAGATGtttgcaatgtttattttattttaccgaATGGCGTAGTGAGATAGAAGTTAAAATACAGAAATGACCAAACCACGACCATGTGGATGCAAAGGCTGCAGGACTTGCCTTATTTGTGAAACGCAATATGGTGCGGAAAAATTCAAACAACAGTTTAACTTCGATAAAGATAGAGGTTATGTGTATTGTCCTAAATGTAACAAAGCATGGCGAGGATGGGATCCCAATTTATACAAGGAACACCCTAACCACCAAGGAGACAGCATAGACTACCCAGGAGTCTACATTTTACtagattttataaatgaagTTGAAGAAGATGAACTCATGCAAAACATTGATGAAATGCCTTGGGACATTTCGCAAAGTGGCCGTCGTAAACAAAACTTCGGTCCAAAAACTAATTtcaagaagaagaaaatagtCTCCGGTAAATTTGATGGCTTTCCCgccttttccaaatttttGCAGGATAGATTTAATGCGGTTGATATGTTGAAACATTATGAAACGATTGAACAATGTTCCTTGGAGTATGATCCTAGTAAAGGCGCTTCAATCGATCCCCATATTGATGACTGTTGGATATGGGGAGAGAGGATTGTGACTGTCAATTGTCTATCAGACTCTGTTCTTACTATGAATCGTTTTCGTGGGGACATTGCTAAGTATAACCTCATATCAGCGGAAGAATACCCCCCAGTGCTTGGTCCAGATGGCAGTATCATTAATCAGGATGAAACACAAGAATCTGTACTGGAAGCAACTAAACCAAAGTCAGATATAGATATTATTGTGAGAATACCTATGCcaaggtaaatatttttacttaactcATTTCAGTTTCACGAATAAGCAGTTTTTATGaagtgcccggttaaaatatGTGATGGGTCGAGAGGCACAGGTTCGTACCACagctcggccatgtaccaatgactattttagaagttatgcacattaatttgaatactaaccaatgctcttactGTGATGAAAATATTGCAACTGTATGTGTTCTtgtgactcacccaatccagtatccatggtcaaaagcataccccagactcctctccagagttgTGAGGTTGCAACTGGAAGTAAAGACAGGAGGAAGAAGCAGTTTTTCTCTTAAAAGCATTCTTAAAAGTCAATATGACTTAGATAAAACATgagtttaatattaataaaataagatttgaTAAACTTCAATTTCAAACCAAACACTTTTACCCTTTCAGGAGATCTCTTATTGTGCTATATGGCGAGGCCCGTTACCACTGGGAGCACAGTGTACTACGCGAAGACATCACATCCCGCAGAGTATGTATAGCGTACCGAGAATTCACCCCACCTTACTTGTCTTATGGTAAGCATGAAGAAATAGGAAATGAAATAAGGAAAAAGGCCAAACAGTTTTGGAATCACAGGTATAGGTACGACATTGATGACAAGGTAGAAAAAGAAGTCTATACTCAGAAATCACTATGTGAAATTTGATTTCGATATATTccaaaccaatttttttatatttattctatttgcACCATAAACTAGTTACATTGATAATACTATTGTTATTTCAAGGGATATCTTCTCtccttataatttatattgaatttattttgtatgcaCTCATATCATGATCAAGTCaatttacatacttattaaaattgttggaATGTAGCATaagtaaaaatagtttttgtaaaatactaaatgtatgtatatgtgtagaTTTCACTGTTTCTGTATGTGTCTTGTTATGCACATTTGCACATGTATAAGTAGTGtcaagaaatttattattaaaggttCATTTGATTAATTTTGGTGCCAAATTGcataaagtaagtttattgcATTATACCACAACTCCAAATTTGTGATTTTCACCAGGGAATATACTCATTACTATCTAATAAATTTGTTCATTTTCTTGTTGGTTCAAGGAACCATGAGTATTTATAAAGgtatttattgtatgattCAACTAAGTATGAGAATAAATTTGTCtactaatattttgtatttcatttGTTCTGACTTAATCTATCTAGTTTTTCCACTACCTTTGGTCTTAATTTTGCTGCTACATATAATAGCAGCTAATTAGGGGACTTTCGAATTAGGGATTAAATAACCGTACCTCGTAAATTGTATCCTACTAATAAAAAAGCTATGTTTTGTCTTAcactttattacttaaaaattattattatattatactataaatattcaaaatagttaatagcatattatttacaattatagaTTTCCAtattgtaagtacctacacaaTTGGCAAATGAGTTAATAAagtctaattatttattcgatatttttaattagacttaattacatacatacatacataaaatcacgcctctttcccggaggggtaggcagacttGATTAGTtcatataatacttatattaaaggcaagtttaaacatttttatgaaaaaaatgttcaagTATTGATTTCATCGAAGGATTACCTTCGATCAACGAAAAATCAAtacttaggtacataaattattttaaacaaagccTACTAACCTACattcttttaaattgattaaaaagtctgaaaacaatatattttatagatatgTAGTCTTATTTACGTCGAATAGGTCTGAAATCATTTGTATCTTATCAAATACACGAACTGATACACGGTATTTTCTATTCAAACTTATCAAGCTAAGTAGAAGCTTGCTTTGATAATACCCAAATTTTACACAAATCTAGAATAAACGAAATATTACATTCGCCACTACTCAATATATCTTTAACAATGATTAAACACCTCAAAAATGCAATCATTAATAATCCTTATATACACACGCTCAAATATGGTAGATAagtaattgattttataacCACAATTTAattcacaatttaaaataattttaacaatctGAATCAATCCTTTCTAATaatccaaaaataattttcttttaaaacgcAAAGCAGAGCAGCCGAGCTGATTACAACCTCTTTATAAGaagtctagaaaaaaaaaattgtatgaaacTCTTTCTTCAATTTTAAGCGACACTTGTTTCAGGATGGTCTATGTACACGGCATCGTTTTCTCGCTCGATCTCTGCCTTCCTCCTCTCCTCTTGCCTAGCCAGGATCATCTGCTCTTTCAGCTTCCACGCGAAGAAAGCCCTCTCACTTTTCAACCGTCTGATACAGCGGGCCAAAAGCAGAGCGAAGATTATGCCCAGTAACTGAAAAGATACCAGGAATTGATACTTGCATGTCCCGTTACACAAACAGTTTAAAGATGCCAAGAGCCCTATCAAATCGAATCACTTTATTGTGGATATCTACTCTTAACGAAAAAACTGCATAAGAACAACTTTGGTTTAGGAACTGCACCGGTATCTAATAAAACGCATCCAAATCTtacgattttttaaaaatggcgtataattaatataaaccaGTGAATGAGGAGTCTCAACTATTACATAAGCTAGTGACAAAACCAAGTTAAATCTTCCTCACCATAATAAACATGACAGAGACGCCCAAAACGCCCAGCACGCTGGCATTCTGTATCAGTACATTGACCAGGGCCTCCTTGCAGCCCACCGTCCTCATCCTAGTACACACGTGGCCTACGGTGATGCAGCATGTCTCGGGGACCTCCATCACAACCAAACTGCCTCCGATCTCAGTGCTGATGTAGGTGGTGGACTGGTTAGCAGCAAACTCCATCGCAATGTAGTCCAAGTAGGAATCGCCACCACAGCAATTTAGCTGGAAGGAAGAGTTATGCAAGAGATGAAAAAGTAGATAATAATGCCTAAATGATGGACGCGACTTTATCTGGATATTGATTCTGATGATCTTAGATAGGTTTTAGCCAATGATGAAACTCCCAGCCTGATACAGTTAGTGCtggcattttttattaattgtacttagttattattttacagaaGAGTAATAAAGTAatcaataatgtatttttcacTGCGGTTTATTATTGTTCGTTAGTTTTTGGAGCATAGATATGTAGTTACAAAATGTTGCTCAATATTTACAAGCCGGTAATATCTAACTCTCATATAAGTGTTAAGCTTTACGCATACtataataatctttttaaCAATGTCTATATAAGAAAGACATAGTCAACAGAACATTATACTCGTCGTGAGTCATGACATTACAAACATTTAGCACGCCCACACATAACACACATCTTGTCCCTTttaaggtagacagagactaccctTTGAGTTCCCATTTCTTCAATAGTTTCGCGTGAGTGTTAGAGCCATAAAGGTTTTACAAAATACCTAAAATAAGGAGTGCTAAGATGAGAAAAATTACATGCTTACCGTAGTTTGTAAACTGTCGATTTCAACCTGTATTTCTGGGTCAGTCGGGTACTCTGCCACtgggaaatatatatatttcatcatCGTGTCTTGGTCGATTGTGAACGCTAAGATGACTACCACTAGTTTGATCAGCAGTATGACGCTCAGAATTAGAGCAtactgaaagaaaaaaaagacataTTATATCATcacagaaatatttattatgtttatttttgatgaaattatgaatattataaatggattaagaaaatgaattagtacattaaaactataaaaataacgtaGGAACGGCAAACCAGAGACTGTTGACTTTCCCTGTCTAGGCCGTAGGTAAAACCGTATAGAACGGaagcaaaatatttcataGAGATAATTTCACTTTAATAACCGTGATTCCGTAATCAGAAAGAATGGAGCACCTAAATGGAGGCTTCTCAAATCAGACCATCAGCATACACGACATCCCAGCAATAGCTACAAaacagcatacatacatattatcacgtcctgcggggtagagagagtcaacggtctcgaaaagactcataggccacgttcagctgtttggcttaatgataaaattgagattaaaatagtttaaaattaaaaaaagcagCCTTCGTTATACTACGCCGTAACCTCAAAACTCACCAGATTGACCATGCAAGTGCTCTGCTTCAAACTGCCGAAGAAGCCGAAGGATGTCACCACCAGCAACACAAACCCAAGAAATACACTAAGGACAGACGGCGTGAGAAACCGTCCACTCTTGGCGCTCTCGTAGAAGAAGTTGAAGCTGTGGTAGTGGGAGTACACGGAGATGCCGAGGACAATCATCAGGCCACCGATTATCTgaaatataaagaaagaaGTTTCTTCCGTGTAGGAAATTGGCTTACCGCTTTTTTAGTCATTTGTATTTGGTCGGATTACCAGCAATATTTTTCGCACCGATTATTAGTTTAGAATTTTCTTGCTTATTGGAAGAGTATTTCAGCgggaatgttttttttttttaaattaaaacatgcaTAAATGCTTTAATCCGGGCACATTCCCAACAAATTTGGCACTTATTAAACGTTCGTCTTATATCTCTTTAGGAGCTTTCTTGATGGGGTAACGCACACTTATCTGTTTATACAGTCGCCTACGACATATATCTTTCATTGTTGCGTTGATAAATGTATCTATCAATGACTTTTCCTTAAACGCGTATATAatcttcatatttaaatacataaatagtcattaggtatatacatagttatattataaaaagtttcTAATAGATATGTTACTAGGTATGCATACAGTCTGACCACAAAAAGCCCAACTGATGGAAAGTTACGTATAAAATCTGCAATAAACACGCATTTTACCTTCAATAAACAAGTCTTTCTACGTCCTTGCATGAAATTATGAGTAGAGTTATCAACAGGGTGAAACATACCTAACAATATGCACGCACGTGATAAGAAGTgattagaatttttttgttgaaaatcaTGATTGCATCTTTAATAAGGCACTTATTACAGCATTGActagtaggtataataatcGAACAAATAGGTCTTACTGGTTTACggtataataaaatgtgataACTGGATAATTGACATTATTTATGAGTTAGGTATATGCGATATGTCTAATTGTCATAACATACTTTGGATGGGTTTTCACcaagagaatttttttaatgaatcatCTGTATTATACCTGAGATACGAATTTATTTACCCTGTTAAACACGcacaatctatacatatatatatatatatatatataattcataaatatCATTAGTAACAAGCTTTTGTGCGAGACTTCGCTTCGTGGGAATATACAGAAATAAAACCAATGTTACTTCTGTAGGTCTATTCtatctctgtgccaaatttcgtcaaaatcggtTGAGTACTTTTTGAGTTTGttcgttacaaaaataacaaatctttttattattagtgtggataaaCAGTGAGGAGATTCAAGTCAGTAATTCCcagaatacttacataatttaaaaacagcaTCGCAAAGTTGATATATTACTCAAAAATAGATCATGTTAGTATCTCTATAAATATACCTTCATTGCAATTAGTTAAATACCTTAGActcacaataataatttaaagtaaaatataaacattaacatataaataaattttaaaaaatgtttcgcaagttttcagttttattctCTGAAGGCTAGCTTCCTtctataagtacctataacaAAAAGTATGTCAGTATCTCGTAaagtaacacaagtttcgaacttacttcgacgctaactcgatctgtgtaatttgtctcgtatacctatatattatttgttttatgtcCTACAAAATTCAGTTCGAATCATTAATCGGGTCCACTGAAATAGCCCTAGTATTTAATAGTtgactattaaaattaacttcgATAAGTGTTGGTGATTTGATTAGATTTGCTCActgtgacatacatacattatacatgGAAAATCTAAGGAAAACTACTGTGATGTcataagtttgtttatttgttcttaacacaagtcacaaatatttgttttgttacattggacttttttgtgactttgtattttgtgtacCCGACCCGACCTagtcaaaattttacatacatacatatagtcacgtctttatcccttacggggtagacagagctaatagtcttgaaaatactgatagccaaacaactgaacgtgactTATCCGTCTTTCCAAGACTACCCAGTAAGTCACGGaggtgatcatatgtatgaagAGGGAGAATACTTACAATAAACATGGTAGTTATCGTCAGCAAAAGGAATCTTATCGACTTCATGTCGTACTCAGTTTCACTCTTTGAGAATTTCATTTTCTGCGTATTCGGCACCGCGCTCGCCATTTTGTATTGCACCTCACTACTTACAATAGAAAATTTCAACTGGCCTTAATGTACACTAAAAGCGACTATCTATGTGACTGATACCGATAATAACTGATAACAATGTTATTCGAGATACTATGTTGATATGTTTTtcactattttaaatatattgccTCTGATACTAATTGTAGAATGCAAATGCAGCACTTGAAatgtagtatattttttattgcagaGATATGTTACTGTAGGTATTGAGTATTAGTACGTGAGGCGAGCGTATAATTACATAATGTACAGCGAGTAACGAAGATGATAATGGGGCAATGAATAGTTAGGTATTGTACAATATTTACCTTTGTAAGAGTTAGTTGACAAGGTACCCCGCTCGGAACTCTATGACGCGGTAATAAAGGCGTATTTACAGTGAATTTAGGATGGTTAATTTTCTGATCTCACTATGCTAACGACTGTCATGAATGATTTGCATGAAAATCATAAGTTCACCTTCTATCCGTCAGAGGCGCTTGcaaatttcaatacaaataaattacttacgaCAATTCGTAAGCGTACCCGTACCAAGGTATACAAATTCCAAagaaacattatattattaatagaaGCTCCCGGACTACAgaaacacataaaatcacgcctctctcgTGGGGTAGCCAAAGACTACCTATAAATCTTTCCAACTGTCACGATCCAtccatacttcttttgctacGTCCAATTTCATCGCTCTCATCATGCAAGCtaagggtactcttgacctgacccctCGCACTTAGAATAATGTATTATGCTGGGGCATCTGGGACAGGGATCAACccttaccggcaccaatagaaaaaagaaagaaacaatAGAAATATGTCTCATCTCTTTGctatggttgtcgtaaaaggtgactaagtgataggcttataaacttgggtttcttcctttcggctatgggctagcaacctatcactatttgaatcacaatctCAATTAggtttatcattaagccaaacagctgaacgtggcctattggtcttttggAGACTTTTAGCTCTgactaccctgcaagggacatagacgtgattatatgtatgtttgtacatataaacataaacaacTCGACCACCCATGCTTGAAATTGCTATTTAAACTCTGCAATTATCATTATATCTGAATACTCAGAGAAGGTATTTATTGTACGTACTGAATAACTTTTAGGCTGAATATCCTTCATGGCATTCTGACGTCAAAATACTTCCTATCTCGAAGCTTCTAATGATATCTTATCTAATAATCATACCACAGATAAgcagtgttttattttcatggaAATTTAGAGCGAAGAACTCACTGAAGAATCATACCTGTATAAGaaagataataaaagaaattacaaataagtatataaatatactaagaTTTGTAtatgttcatttttaattcatgTTTAGTTGATTCATAAATGACTGACGGCTGACTGAAtgaattgacggcctctgtggcgcagcggtagtgcgcttgtctatAACACAGGAGGTCCCGTAatcgaattccggccagggcatgatgagaaacgaactttctctgattggccgggtcttggatgtttatctatataaagatttattataaatatagtatcaatgagttagtatctcgtaacacaagtttagaacttacttcgaggctaactcaatctgtgtaatttgtcccgtatatatttattattttatcaaaattataagccCTTTCAACAGAATTGGTGAATTTGTTGTAAGTCTACAACCTTTTCACTTTGTTCTGGTTATAGCCATAATTAACCTAGGTACCTATCTAGATTTTAGCCAACATTTCTGGAAATCATATTTCTATCTCATTTTTAGACTGTCCAGTGGTCTTCTTTATCGATACAGTCCTCTTGAGGGGTCACCATccaattaacaaatattaaattaatttaagtatttaattacattatgaCGTGGGATAGATTACCTATAtagttaaaacattttattgcaccatatgaacttacataaaataacagcAAAAAGAAACTACCTTCATTCAGTTtctatattcaaaattcagcGGTTATATTAGTTAGCGgattataaaagaaagaacAGCAATAAGAAGTTATAAAgtccataatttatttatcataataaatgtaagtacattgttttaatacttaaaattttccaaataaGGTTCATTTTTGCAATACAGTTATGTACAGTCAACGGCAGAGAAAACTTACctctgttttttattttttttaacttgacCTGATTGATAGTTATGTTGCTCTGCTGTTGGCCGTACTGAATAAAGTCATAATCACAAACGGTAGGtcgttttcaatttaattgaaaatctaCTTGTTGTGCATCTCAcaatttgatgaaaaataatcaattcccgcatcaaattttaattttgagctCTCGAACACGTCACGAAAATACATAACATCTACTTTCTTTCAtttgtaaacaataattaattacagcCTGTCCAGATACCaataacatatttactttaacAAAATCTTAGGCGTTAATAACGGAGTTATATTTCtaggttctttttttaaatctacttcatacttttttttaaataacttagtAATACAACTGCCtatgtttgatttttttaacgattaaaataattaacaaatagCACTTGTAAaagtgttaaaaattattttaaaaaattttatatccaCCATTTTAGATCACCGTTATTTAACCAATCTGGACAGGCTGCTAACATCCTTCGCTTTATCAAGCCTTGGTTTGTCCCTGGAAGGGCACGTAGACTACGGGTGCCACCTTCTCATTGTTAGGGTTGAGGGACGTGTAGGCGTTGATGACACGCTCCTGGATCTCCCAGCGTCTGCGCTCGCGCTCACTCTTCGCTCTGCGGATCGATTTGGCCAGAGAGAAGGAGAATAGGATGCCGATTATctggaaaaaaaaacgcaaCAGTTCTAAATTTGAACATGAATTTTTTGCAGTCTGTCGATGattataaattttgcatacataagTGATGTCTGGAGTATGGTAAAGGATTGTCTAATTAAGATTTAGAGTTCTGTATTTTCGGATTTCGGGACTTCTATAAGGTGGAGGAGGTCAGAGactgaaaatattgtttaaacttttaataacat
This is a stretch of genomic DNA from Amyelois transitella isolate CPQ chromosome 5, ilAmyTran1.1, whole genome shotgun sequence. It encodes these proteins:
- the LOC106134528 gene encoding alpha-ketoglutarate-dependent dioxygenase alkB homolog 4 translates to MTKPRPCGCKGCRTCLICETQYGAEKFKQQFNFDKDRGYVYCPKCNKAWRGWDPNLYKEHPNHQGDSIDYPGVYILLDFINEVEEDELMQNIDEMPWDISQSGRRKQNFGPKTNFKKKKIVSGKFDGFPAFSKFLQDRFNAVDMLKHYETIEQCSLEYDPSKGASIDPHIDDCWIWGERIVTVNCLSDSVLTMNRFRGDIAKYNLISAEEYPPVLGPDGSIINQDETQESVLEATKPKSDIDIIVRIPMPRRSLIVLYGEARYHWEHSVLREDITSRRVCIAYREFTPPYLSYGKHEEIGNEIRKKAKQFWNHRYRYDIDDKVEKEVYTQKSLCEI
- the LOC106134530 gene encoding CD63 antigen yields the protein MASAVPNTQKMKFSKSETEYDMKSIRFLLLTITTMFIIIGGLMIVLGISVYSHYHSFNFFYESAKSGRFLTPSVLSVFLGFVLLVVTSFGFFGSLKQSTCMVNLYALILSVILLIKLVVVILAFTIDQDTMMKYIYFPVAEYPTDPEIQVEIDSLQTTLNCCGGDSYLDYIAMEFAANQSTTYISTEIGGSLVVMEVPETCCITVGHVCTRMRTVGCKEALVNVLIQNASVLGVLGVSVMFIMLLGIIFALLLARCIRRLKSERAFFAWKLKEQMILARQEERRKAEIERENDAVYIDHPETSVA